The nucleotide sequence CATGttcatttcctttaaaaaaaaaacaaaaacacaaatacCAAACAGCAAAATCATATTTATCTGGAGATAAATAGTCTAGTCTCTAGCAACTGCTGATTTCAGAGAGGcaaatgtgtttctttcttcctgctagGTAAGTAAATACATGAGAATAggaacacaaaaggggaaaTATCCATCAGAATAATTCTATTTGTTTCAGCAATATTTTAGCAAATCAACTACTTTCTataagaaaaggcaaagcaaataaTGTGGTAACGCATATTAACCCAGCCAGTACAGAGTGACTTTAAATGCATTGCTTTACAAAAGCCCGATGTACTGGTTTTGTAGATTTACATAAAGTGAATCATGTGATGATGTGTTTAATCTGTTTTGCCCATCCCTATTTCCAGTACTGCTAGGTGAACAGTAGCAGGAGAGCATTTCTATGCTACACCTTGTGGTAAAGGTGAAAAACAGCTGACTTTCAGTCTAGGAAGCTTATGGCCTGATCACCCTTGTGTCTGAACAGAATGAAGAGCTCAAAATTCAAGCCTAAACTTTCCAGTGACCCCCAACTGcagtcatattttatttttaaggcaatTAGAAGACCTCACAAGGTATCTCTCATGAAGATCCCTCAAAATGGTACTTGCTCCCCAAGTTGAACATATGAACCCAGTTTCTGAATACAAATATTCAGAAGTTCGTAATATCACCAAATTTCGCATAAGAATATACGATATCTCAGAAATACTATGCAATCCTGTAGCTAAGGGATAACACACAACCATAAGATCATAGGAAATCAAATCACCTTCCTAATGTTGTTTTGTTAGACATGCTATTAGTGAACCAGTGATAATCGATATATTCATGCTACCCGATATACCTGGGCCTCCTTGTCTCTTTTGTAGTCAAGCACAGGAGCTCCTCTTGATGCTCAAAACCAGTCTAACCTCAACGTGCTGAACAGATACTAAAGCCTCTGCTCTTTCCCTTGACTACACCAAACACCTCAGATGAATCCTAACAAAATCCACATTTATAAAATGTGTAATATCAGTACCTACCCCATGTGTTTTCTAGTACAGCATTTAATATCCTTTAATTCCATATTTCAGAAGGGAAGTTAAACTGCAGTTGACACCAATCAGATCTTTTGTTCTGActcatagaaaaaaatacaagcctGTGATTGATCAAGAAATTACTGGACAGTCTGAAATCCTTGTTGGGAAGCTTCTTAAATCTAAGTTGAAAACATCTACAAATCTCTTCCTCCAACTTTCAAATGCAGAAGGACAGACTGACTTTAGAGACCTCGATGGATTACTGTTCCTTTggcagaatgtgtgtgtgtgttgtagTTTCTTCTCAATTGTCTCTGCTTTTTACATGCTTACTAAAAAAGGGAACTTTGAATTACATAATTTATTACAAGatttaaagcttttcttctttctttatgctaTGGCTAAGCactttgtattatttatttctctctccaaGACACAATCAGTTAGATTTCACTATCCCTAAAGTTGCTTTTCACTGCCTCTGACAAGCCAACAGTTTTATTCATAAACATATCTTAAACATATCTTCAAAATCAGTTTTTATTCCCAGCACTACTGCCCCCCTCCCATCTTTTTTCCCAAATAGTACCAAGTAGTCCACcagaaaagtaaagaaacatttgaaaatagCAACCTAACTAGTAAAATAACATTCAAATTTTGGGATCAAAGTTGACCTAACCCTCCTTTTACAGTTCAGTCTCTAAACTCTTCCTTCTGCCTAAGCTCTGACTGTACATTCTACACATAGATCTCCCTGTTTGCACCATAACACACAGAAAGTTGGAATACAAAAAgccttcatttattttctctcacagCCTTCAAAATTTCACCCAAAGCTCGTATCGCAGCTTCTAACAGTAACTCTCTCCACCTCCCACAGAGGCCTATCTAGTCCTCTTTTAAAAACCACACCTGAAAGTCCCTGTTCTCCAGCTACCTGTACTTTCTATTGCCacccttcatttttatttccgCTCCTCCACAGAAATCCCCTAAGAAATGTTCTTCTAACTGTTAGCACAACTTCTCACAGCCTGTTTCCCAATACCACTTTGCCAGAGCTGGTGAGGCCGAGAACAGCCCTTCTTGTGGCCCCAGAGCAGCTATCGCCCACATTTCCTTGGCTGCACTGAGTTTCTCCCTGAGCAAGGGATGGCATGACAGGAGACGGCTGCAGCCCCCACCCCAAGGCTAAAGCTCTAGTTATGAACCAGCCCTCAGCCCTGGTGCAGTTTTCAAATGTGCCTACTTCCTAATTTCAGTTGCTTAAGATAAGCAGAGCATTCTCTAGTGACACTGGGGAGAAAGGcggggagaagaagaaaaaaaccaaaacccacaagtACAAACCAAAACCCTCTCCAAAGCAGAGTTTTCTGAGTTTCCTGCATGCACTCCAGCATTTCAGTTACTGTTCAATATTCTGAGCAGAAGTTGAAGATCGGCATTTTTCAGGACAGTTTAGATTACTGGACCCCAACCTTTCAGGAAATCTTCAAATAAGCTGATTCTTAAGAGGTCATTTTTAACAGAAGGCCATATCAGTAAATTTTGAGAGACAAGTGTTGtagttctttttctgttgtatCCTGTCACATGAGAATCATATGGTACTAAGTGACAGCCAGAAACAGCTTACAATGGAACGGGCCCCAGGCATTGTCTTCCCTCTGGAGTTTGAAAGGCCCTAGGGAGAACCAGTGTGCTCCAATGTAATGCATCAGGCTGCCACCGTCAGACCAAAAATCAAGAACACGCAATATCCTCAATTACATTAGACCAGTACAAGTTATGGTTTCAGAACTCTGCAATTTCTAAACTGTTTACTTACTTTTGTCACTTCCTCAGCCCATATCTAGGCAGCATTAAGAgcgaggggaaaaaaataaagacatacaAACTGAGACATTGGTAGTACTGCAATACAGAATGCAACCATACTTTGGCTTTTAACTACTTCCCTGTCCTCAGAACTTCACAGGGATTTAATAAGTGCTCTAAGTCAGCTGCCCAAAGCCCTTCATATGCAATGAAACTACGAGTGTGAATAGCACTACATTTGTGAAACAAATTAGATAATGAACAGTATATAACTTGCAGAACTTATATGTTACAAGAATCTATTTAAAACAAGCTATTACAACATGAGACATAACTACTTAGAAAATGACATGAATCAGACAAACTGCATTATCTTATGGAGGAATTTAAGTTGTGTTAAAATACTGGAAAACTATGGAAAGCTATTCTCATTTTAACAGCTGGTTAAGTAAAGACTGAAACAGATTAATGATTTCTCTTGCTAATTCCATTACTGGTTTCCTATTTCACAAGAATTTTTACTAAAATctaaatttaaataaagatgCTACAGAGGTATCTCAAACTGGTATCTCTAATTAAAGATGCTACAGAGGTATATTTTAAGTAGTAGCAAGAAGCACAGCAATATCACAGAATTGCAAGGAATTTACTCTAGACCTTAATTACTTCAGCTTGCTGTTACAACTGCCTCTTGCAATGCTGTTCTCTTTTAACCTTCATTTTCTGCAGTTGTAGGAAGATGACACAATCAGgactttggttggaagaaacgtGCATAAAGGTTGCAGAAGCAAGTTGTAACAAACAAGTTTATTTGCTCATATCTGATCATGACTGAGAAATCTGGAACACTAACTGAGATGAGACCCACTATGCCATGCAGATCCAAGACCCAAACCAGGACAGGCTGAACAGCACAGTTTATGTTGTACATAATTAATTAATCCCTTCCTTTTCCACTTTTACAATTATGATGCTAAAAACAGCTGCATTGATGAGCTCTTGCAACAAGTTTAGGATATACTATACTCTAAGTTAAGCCATTAATTTATGTGACATTATTCTGTTTCAGTTATTTGTAAAACTTTGCTTGAAGGGAATAATTTCTACATAATAATTTCTCCTGGCCATTTAACATAATTCACTcccacacattttaaaaaaaaacaggagaatGAAGTAACTCCTTTCCCTCCAATGggtgaaattaatttcagaatcaattaaaaaaatatagctcCTTTGCATCCTAAGTTTGCAATTATAAACTCACAGAAATCAGAATACTGTATACTTTAGATTATTGGAAATATTCTGATAAAAACATAATATAATGCTGTACTGACATAAGTGTATTTAGAACACTAAACCAATCCAGTTTGGTATGGAAAAACATCCAAAACAAGACCAAATGAGCTAGATagcaagagaaaacatttgaaaggaaaatgaatgaaCACAGAGGAGGCCAACAAACCTTTAGCCATTTTACATGCAGCAAGTTGAGCACGTAAGAGACATTTACCATAATGTTATTCTCTTCAGGCTGAGAGGTGTTTAGTTGCTTAAGTGCACAgataaaagacaaaagcaagTTACAACACTGTGAATACAGCAGGTTAACAGGTCAGTGTCACAAGGCACTGCAAGTTTAAGCTAAGGAAGACTGAATATAGATATAACTGAATATAGATAAAAATGTTTAGTtagatttctattttaaatactgAGCTAAGCTACTTCCACTTGTACAGTAAACATGGGAGAATGTAATTTCAAAGATTAAATATTGTtataacagggaaaaaaaatcaaatatagaTGCAATTTATCACTTTATCCTGTCAAAGAAAGTAGTGAAACATAAAAATTTGCATCGTAAGTCAATACACTTTGGTAATCCATCAGTTCAGCACTTTGTTAGATATCTTCCTTTACAAACAAGTGAGCCAGCAGAAGGTGGATCATTTGTATCACCTATATCCAGGTTAGTCCTCATTTCTGTATTGCAGAGAATTTCACAATCCAATAGTTCTTAAACATGCACACTGatgttaaaatgtaattaaaattgaAGGCAAGGTAGTAAAGTAAGAGGTCTGGCATTTCATGCTCTACCAGCACTAAATTTGTTAATAAAACTGAATTACTTGCTATATGAATATTTAAGACTGACCAAGTAGTAGCAGCAGCAACTGGCAATAATTTTGTCCAAGCACCAAGCTCTGGGTGCTTACACTGGTAATGGAACTACAACTCAAGTATAGAGCCTTTCCTTTAAAACTAAGTTTGAGGGGAATAATTTCCTTACGATCTTCCTGTTGCTTTAGAAAGTAAGGTATATACTTGCTACCATGCCACAGAAAAGTTAATAGCCAATAAAGGAATAGTTTACTGTCCATTGCTTCTCTATTCACTGCTTCTAAATTCCACTACTATCTGATGAAaatcctgctctgctctgctctccaaTGTTAGTCTTACAAACTAAGAAAGCTTGACAAGTAGAGAAGTAACTTTTTGCACAAAATTTACATAATGGAAGGGGAAATGCACGCATAGACTTAAGAAATACAGCTAATTTAAATACACATGGACAGTACACACAACACAGAGGattgaaacagaagcagaactgTCAGTTAGGGACGATGTTGGTTTTTTAGAAAGATCACCATGCCAAAGACGTGAGGTGCTTCAGCTACGAAGCTCAGTCTCAGAGATTATGCTGCTGACATGTTTCAGGAGAGCGATCCATTTGGAAAAGACAGCAAAATCCAACAGTCCCACTTCCGCTTCTTTATCACGTACAAAGTCTCTGCATATTTAGATCGTCTGTATTCCTTCAGCATCTGTTTGCATGACCCCTACTGAGTTACCTcttacaggaaataaaaaaatcactatcATTAACGTCTGCACTTTAAGGAATGCAGTCAAAATAGCTATGAAAATACTACAAGCATTCCCTACTGAAATGGCATACACGCAATTACCTATTCCTCCACTTAGAGGCATTTTAAGagtttaaaaactaaaaccTTTTTAGTTTATATCATTTTCATCTCCTTGAACAAGCATTTCTTGAGGGAATACGGAAGGTTAAAAAATGTGAGACTAAGAGTCTCACCCTGTTGGGTGGTATGAAGTAGTACAACAATTTAGAAAGTGTaaactagaaatatttttgatttaGAGAAGTCCAGATAGGTTCACCAGTTGGAAGTAATTATACAAATGCTTCAACACTTGTAGAGATTCAAATGCCAAAGCTTGACCTCTGAATAATGTTTTTCACAACCATCTTGGCAGATTGTGATAACTCAGTTCTGGCAGTACAGGCTCATCTCATAGAACAAGGGGAGAATATTGACTTGGGTCAAGTAAGTTCAACTTGGTGGAATATCTAAAAATAGAAGACTAACACCTTCATCAGCAATTCGCTTTCATTTCCTTGTGTTCCACTGAGGCACTTCTTAAAAAGTATCTAGAAAGACAGTGAGGGTAAGAAGCGAAGACTGGAAACATAACCAAGCAGTcaagtttataaatatatatatcaatAAATTTGaaagttataaaaaaaataataataataaaaaaaactacTTACTGCAGCTCGAGCTTCTGCAACTTTTGCCTTCTTCAATCTGGTTTTTGCTGCATCCAAATCCAGTCTTTTATTCTGTAACAGCTTACGTTCTTTCTGAAAGTGAGTTAGGTTAGTTCATGAGAACAGGTAAACATACTCGAAAGCAAAAGCCTGTCTACttggaaacttttaaaattaagtatCATGTACAAAAAGGTTCTTCAGTTGAACAGAGGGGCAGAATTAGATCCTAATTATTCTCACACATTTCATACTCAGGATACATacttttaatagaaaaagtGTTATTAAAACCCCAAGTTTTCAgagctatttttatttcatctggtcaaaagaaaggaaaatacacaaaagGCACAAATCCAACCTGACTTTTTAACATTAGTTTGAGGAAAGCAATAATGCACAATTATCTACTACTTCATTTTGAAGATTTACAGTTACAATTGCTGTAAAATGCTGAAGAATGCACAATTCAACTTACAGTAATAGTTTTGTAGTCTCCTTCAATAAAGTTTCTTAGGGGAGTGAGAAAGTTTATAGCAGAAGTTTGAATCAGTTCTCTGTCTGCTGTCCCAATTCGCTTTTGTGTTTCTCCACATTTAATGAGTGCATttcctgcaaaggaaaaaaaaaagtttcatagTGATTCAGGCAAGTGGTTAACAAAAGAAGTTTCTAATGGCAGGAAAGTTTAGGGAAGTGGTTTGAAATACAATCCAATGCCATCACAAGagatttcaaaagaaatgcGAATcagttaaaaatcaaacaaacaaaaaaaacaaccatccaaaacaaagcaaactacacaccaaaccaaaccatttttattaataacaatCATGGGTCAAGGCAAGATTTCAATGAGAAAAGATAAAGCATTGTAGAAGTTTCACTAGCTATGACAACTCCATTGTGAATACCTGTTTTAGAACTGGTTATTGCACCTACGTAATTTAACCTAACAGCCTCCTCCCCTTATAACACATTTTTGTTTAAGTCACAAGTAGTGGGTAGCAAGGGAAAAGCTCACTTAACTACAGGAAAATAACATGCTTTTCCCCATCCCCATTAACTCCAGCttctaaatatgcatttgtAGATTAACTGAACAATACTTCAAAATTTGGTTTCAAGTTAGGTATTGAAACTGAAGTTGGTGTAGCCAGAATACAGCAATTACGTTTCAACAGTCTGACACAGCTGAGTTAGAAAAGACACCAAGTTTTCAGGGgactaaaatattttgtgacaCCACATGAACGCCAACAGTGTACCTATATTTATGCTAATAGTTTAAGTTACTTGCCTGAATTCTAAAAATTCTGCAAGTTAAGGTACAGTCTGCCTGCAAGTACAACTCCATTAAACGTTAAAAAGCAAGACTTGAGGCTGATGATCAGAAGGAAGGCCACAGATAAAAGCATAAAACCATGTCGAAGCAAGAGGAACAAAGCCTGCCATTATTGATTTCATATCCATAAGTCTTCTATAAAacatttacttcttttttttaaagtgcactttccttctttcaaaaAGGAACCCCATTATTTCCAGATATAAAGAACTCATTCTTCCCAGAACAAAACTTTTCCTTCACACTGCAGTTTTGAAGAAAGCAACTAAAGTGAGCTAGCTATCAGGCTTTGATTGCAGAGTGTATTTCATATACAGACACCTATGCATTTCAATCGGTCAACTTAAATTAACAGCTAAATCTATTATCAGCAACTTTAAAAGTTGTAGAGAACACTAGTATTAGACTATATAATTAATGCTAGCAAAAACATTAGATATAACACCCTAAGCCCTCCTGCCATCAGTATATAAATttgatggagaaagaagaaaatttagaTTATGTTCTATACTCTCATCTTTAGCAAAACATATATTAACAGAAGAAGGAATACAGTAGAGAGGCTTCTTAGTATACAACTTAATTTCAGGGACAGTTTCACTCCACACCACAAATAAAACGCGTAAGTGTCATCAGATGTGCAAATGTGTTCCTTCAACAAGGAAATTAAACTCCAGAATTATTTGTTCAGGTAAGAAAATCCACAAAGACTCTGACCATTCCAACATCAGGTGCTAGCTCTAGATTTGGATAGTAACCTGATCATTGATCCCCTAATGCTCAAAGTTATACAGCAAGTCACCTCAAACTCATATAAAAGTCATTGAAGTGTTTTATCTAGAGGAAGACAAGAAATACCATTTTACATTGTTAAGAAAAACTAGAtctgtgcattttttcccccttcatttCTGCAATGTAAGATGATATTTTTTGCTTCTACTTACCATAGGCTGTTCCAGGGCCAAATTCATTCCCAGCATCAATCATATACTGGCCTAGTAACTCTGGATTATTCATGCGACTTGGTGCTTTGCGGTCCAGTTTCTCATAGACAAATTCTTCTATTCTGGCATctaaaacaaatgtttatttgaaataattactggcattcaaaacacacattagaaatagaaacaaaaaaaaaaccctgtacaTTAAACTCAACATAAAGTGAAATTTAAGATACTGTTTGTGGAAACTGACTGTATTCCATGTTTGTCACACTATGTTCAAGTGTTTCTAAGAGCCATCTatgaaagtgaaaaattataCTTTTCTACTCCCTTCTAACAGTATATACAATTTTTCAATATGTTGTCCAGAAGCCTTCGCTGTACAAACATAACAGAACACTTCTCTTTAACACAACcaatcttttttcccctctccaggaaaaaaaacgtGAAAATTGTTCACTAGAATTGTTTTGACTTCATCATTAGCTCACACTATTTCTGCAACCAGTATGAACTAATTTCAGTCTGCAATAGTACAGACAAAATGAAACTCTCCAACGAACAAACCTGCCACTTCAATGCAACAAAAATTAATACTGTGAATTAGGTAGCTTTCATCAGCACTGGATTAGATAACTACTCCCTCATGAAGGCCACAAAAATTAACCTGACACAGACAAACATGGATACCAGTGCATTCCCTGGTACCAAGGGTAAACCAAAAATGACCCAAATTCATTGGGTTTTTCTTTAtcaataatttttaattctgaCTAAATGACAATAGAACTGAAAACTAATCTAAAATTATTGGATTATTCCATGTGTCTGACCTAAAGGTAcaattaaaaatgagatttaatgtcatttttttctctcccagacAGGGTTGCTCCATTAACCACCACCAAAAGCAGCTCTACAGCCTGTGATAGTCCTCCCAAGTAGGCTGCCAAACAGCTGAAGTTCCCTTCACAGATGAAGACCACTGCTTAACACCGAGTATTTTTAGCCATCAGAAAATTGACTGGTCAGCGTAACTGAGATACTACCACATACTATCCTTCCCCTGAATCTTCCTCACACAGTTCTACCAGCCTAGAGTTAGTGATTCAATATTCTACAATTACAAGTTTCTGAAGAAGTCAATACATCTGAGTAGCTCTTCATAATGTCCTTTCCCTAATACCAGCCTTCAAATTTTAAGACTGCTGTATTTAGTCATAACTTATGCAATAACTCTTGCAGTAAATATTTACACTGGCAAATTTAATAATTCAAAAGTTGCAAACAAAAACTTGAAGGGCTCCTTACTTGGATTTGGCTGCAATAATacttctgtttgtttcattattttttctgtccaCAATTTAGTGCATTCTGCTTTGCTGAGAAGGTTCTCCAGGTGAGCATCCAGTTCAGTCTTCTCTGCTTGACCaagcttttcttctgtgaacTACGAGTTAGTCAGACAGATTGAAAGTACTCAGTTAGTtcatagaaataatttctcaggACAAGTTTAAGACAGTAACTATTCACTCATATTAGTTGCAGATCATGTTTTCAAAGATCTAACCATTATCCAGTCATCAATAAAAATCTAAGGATAAATTAGAAAGTTAATTACAATGCACCCTTAGTAGCACGGAAAAAAAAGTTGGGAGGGTGTTAATCAGACCAAGACAAGG is from Columba livia isolate bColLiv1 breed racing homer chromosome 8, bColLiv1.pat.W.v2, whole genome shotgun sequence and encodes:
- the SH3GLB1 gene encoding endophilin-B1 isoform X1, coding for MNIMDFNVKKLAADAGTFLSRAVQFTEEKLGQAEKTELDAHLENLLSKAECTKLWTEKIMKQTEVLLQPNPNARIEEFVYEKLDRKAPSRMNNPELLGQYMIDAGNEFGPGTAYGNALIKCGETQKRIGTADRELIQTSAINFLTPLRNFIEGDYKTITKERKLLQNKRLDLDAAKTRLKKAKVAEARAAQLNTSQPEENNIMVNVSYVLNLLHVKWLKIWAEEVTKSEQEVRITQSEFDRQAEITRLLLEGISSTHAHHLRCLNDFVEAQMTYYAQCYQYMLDLQKQLGSFPSTFLSNNNQSSSTPVQSVSPPSVLASASASLPSVTNSIVTSGISELKSSSGSRKARVLYDYDAANSSELSLLADEVITVYSIPGMDSDWLMGERGNQKGKVPITYLELLN